DNA sequence from the Oryza brachyantha chromosome 5, ObraRS2, whole genome shotgun sequence genome:
atttaatttattattgtatAAACTTTGAGCATGACTaatagttttgcatatttagataaaaaagctttaaataaaattcacaTTCAAACTTAGACCACGAGCGAACAGcgtcaaacaaaatataacgAAGAGAGTATCATCTGGAGCTAAGTTAATCACTCCTTGTTGATCTTTGATAGTAGACTCCTTGTTACGTTTGTATACGATAATTGTACAACATATGGCTTATGAGCCAATCTAATCATCTCCTCGGCTCCTCGCCCCAATTCCCTGTttgtaaaggaaaaaaaaacagagaagaaACTAGAGACACACCGACCAACAAACAGGGGAGCAGCACATCTTTGGATTTCAATACGGTACCGCAGTACCCGCACTGAACAGTAACACAAAGTGCACGCCGCACGATTTGCTCTAAGATTCGTGCATATCTCACGCTCACGCCGCACGATTTGCTCTAAGATTCGTGCATATCTCACGCTCACGTGAACAGTCTAGCTCTACATGGAAGGTAGCGATGGCAATTTGGGTACGGCTACCGGGTACCTGCCGGGCACCTGATCCAGTGGGGACGGGTACGGGTATAATTTTTACCCACGGGTAGTACCCGTACCCGATCCGAATTAATACGGATATGGACACGGGTATTTTTTCTCACCCGTGGGTAACTCGTTGGGTACTCGAACGTAGCccacatattgaattttgacCTTATTGAGAAAATTCCTTATATGCCACTTAAAGTTCACCAGTTTTCTTATATGCCATTGGAAGTTCTCTAttttcttctgtgccactGCCTCAACTTTTTGTATACTCTTATGCCACTCCCATCACTTTACCATGAAACAAACGTTTACCCCACACTGGAAATACCAGACTGCCTTTTGTTTGCTAATATTTGTGCAATATGGTTGTTAATGAAATACTTATGCATTATTCGTACAATATAAGAGTATGTATCAAACTGCCAAAATACTAAATTAACATCAATTAACTAACAGATATATTAactgagcaattttacagtccttgagtaggtactagaaggtaccaaaattttagtgtaaaatttggtacttccTAGTACctaggtaaaattgctcatattaACTGGTTCTTAATTGAATCCAAATTTAACATCGAGTGCAATGTATACTACATTGTCACTGCCAAATAGCATCCAACGCACCATCCACCATGTATCAAGGCATTACTTACCATTTTAGTTCCAATATACTAAATAGTGCACTAAAtaatctctaaatttaaacagTAAGCTTCTTTTTGCTTCTTGTCCCTATTGTTGGACCGTGGTGACACCGAGTATATGCCATTTCCCTTGGTCTGAGCTTGAGGTGTGACATTGCCATCTCCACTAGGATTTGTTTTGCTGGTAAAAGGCAGTCCGGTCTTTCATGTGTGGGCAAACGGTTGTTTCACGGCAAAGTGACGAGAGTGACATAAGAGTACACGAAAAGTTGAAGCAGTGGCATAGAAGGAAATAGAGAACTTTCAATGGCATATAAGAAAACCAGTGAACTTTGAGTGGCATATAAGTAATTTTCTCAACCTTATTATGTTAgtcatgtaataatatttgtgataTACTTCCTTTTAGCTAAAAAGTTTGATGTGACCTATGTTATTGATATGGGATACAATATTAAATGGTTGAATCTGAACATCAGATAATGTACTATGCGCTATTATTATTGCTATGATTgatttgttgtatttgttgtaatattttattatgagcaaTATGTTGTATTGGTTGAACTTTTTATGTGTGATGCAATATTGTATCATGAGCGGtatgtttaatttgttgtatatgttgaaatgattattttgatgtgattttgATATGTTAAATGATAGACCCGACGGATACCCGATACCTGCCCGGTACCGGATGGGATAGGTATgggtatcatattttattcgCGGGTACGGGTATGAGTAGAAAACTCTACCCGCAACCTTCGAGTTGACGGACAGTAATTGCTCTACCCGCATCAAATCCGACCTGTTGTCATCCCTAACCGCAGTGCATATGATGCGATTACTTTAGGATTTGTGCACGTGCTCTCTcctaaaattttcacaaataaatttttgtattACATTGTCCAAAGATAAACCAATTTTACGGTGCTAAATTACATGACACCGAGATATAACAGGTCGGTATGCACTTTTAGGACAAGTGCTGGAATACGAAAAAATCACTGcgctctctctatctctctctcgctccccTGAGCCCTGACCGACACGGCCACACGGGTGCACGACCCCAACATGATCGGTGCGAAATCACAGCGTGGTCTTGGCTGCCCTCCTGACCAGCACGGCCCAGCACATGATCCGGTACACGAGGAAGAACCCTAGCATGACCCCGACGTTCACCCACCTCATGCCCTCGTCGATCCCTCTCCCCCTCAGCACGTCACCCCCCGTCCTCAGGCAcacgccggcgccaccgccggcccaCGCCACGcacctgccgctgctgctgccgccgtaCTCGTTGATGAGCAGCAGGTCCAGCGGGTACCTGTACATGGACACGTAGTACATGAATGCCCAGTACCTCGGGATGCTCTCCCTCGGGATGAAGTAGccggagaagaggaagaagacgccGAGGGAGATGCAGATGAGGGAGTTGCCGAGGATAAAGTCCGGCGACACGGCGCTGAGGAAGAGCACCAGCGAGCTGGCCATCAGCACGATGAGCcagacggcgagggcgaagAAGGCGAAGCACTGGGGCGTGGCGCGGAGCCCCGCGAGGAAGTAGACGGGCGCCGAGAAGAGGAGGGACACGGCGAGGAGGCACGGCGCGAAGACGAGCGCGTTGGCCACCACGTAGGAGGAGAGGCGGTAGGCGCGGCGGGAGGACTCCCGCATCAGGACGCGGCGCTCGTGGAGGAGGATCGGGAGGGCCTCCAcggtggaggagaggaggaagctgAGGCTGAAGGCGaagaggccgaggcggagcgCCACGCCCTCCgggtcggggcggaggcggaagtaGACGCTGCCGAGGCCGAGCCCGGCGATCACCGCCTGCGcggcccgcgccgcgaagagCTCCCTCGTGCGGTGCATGGTGCGCCAGCAGCGCGCCGTCAgtgccgccacctccaccgcgCGGCTGCAGCGGTAGCCCTGCTCGGCGGCGTGGAGGGctagctctcctcctcctcctccgtggcCGTCGCTGCTCtcttcctcgtcgtcgacgtcgccaCCATGGTGCCTGCGGTGCTGGATGGCGGCGAGCGGACCGAACTTGGCTTGGTCCGCCTCGAGCTGCTCGGTGACCTCCATGGCGAGCTCCAGCGGGTTGAGCTGCATGGGGATCACGTGGCCCAGCCGCG
Encoded proteins:
- the LOC102712083 gene encoding ABC transporter G family member 23; protein product: MEDLSSELDPALLSTSTSSSSPPDSASPSSCSFYHPSPPSCTLAVSSLSCRGSGGAGLLSFLGSSGSSASGHGLLNNVSFTASSSQILAVVGPSGAGKSTLLRILSGRGTGGEIAKPGTVSVNGHAVASRAQLRRMCGFVTQDDNLLPLLTVRETILFAARFRLRAAVTARERGERVDALMQELRLLEVADSYVGGCGGAARGVSGGERKRVSIAVDIVHDPPVLLLDEPTSGLDSRSAMDVLALLRDVARARRQVVVLSIHQPSYRMLGYISSLLLLSRGAVAHFGTLKSLEDALARLGHVIPMQLNPLELAMEVTEQLEADQAKFGPLAAIQHRRHHGGDVDDEEESSDGHGGGGGELALHAAEQGYRCSRAVEVAALTARCWRTMHRTRELFAARAAQAVIAGLGLGSVYFRLRPDPEGVALRLGLFAFSLSFLLSSTVEALPILLHERRVLMRESSRRAYRLSSYVVANALVFAPCLLAVSLLFSAPVYFLAGLRATPQCFAFFALAVWLIVLMASSLVLFLSAVSPDFILGNSLICISLGVFFLFSGYFIPRESIPRYWAFMYYVSMYRYPLDLLLINEYGGSSSGRCVAWAGGGAGVCLRTGGDVLRGRGIDEGMRWVNVGVMLGFFLVYRIMCWAVLVRRAAKTTL